From Ignatzschineria sp. RMDPL8A, a single genomic window includes:
- a CDS encoding molecular chaperone, whose amino-acid sequence MSSNNRVGVICAVFALIAISFFYMFSSAALLIWPTRLHMEKNEKSVAIWIENQGNEEQMLQARAFLWTQKEGKDQLTPQATVMVSPPMAKVAPGAKQLFRVVNKIPAPQGTLQTYRIIVDEIPKKSTPKPLDFDTDVQQGVKFQFRYSIPLFIYGQGLQEKARLALSNEAILENLSWKIREESGTRWLEISNKGAYYLHLTDISFDQPAKSTGSGELSGYILPKSTVKWPLPQKIVIGDRLHAILNGKDAIVLSK is encoded by the coding sequence ATGTCATCTAATAATCGAGTCGGTGTGATTTGTGCGGTATTTGCATTGATTGCAATCTCCTTTTTTTATATGTTTTCATCGGCGGCGTTACTGATTTGGCCAACGCGATTGCATATGGAAAAAAATGAAAAATCCGTAGCGATTTGGATTGAAAACCAAGGAAATGAAGAGCAGATGCTACAAGCTCGCGCATTTTTATGGACTCAAAAAGAGGGGAAGGATCAGCTCACGCCTCAAGCGACTGTGATGGTGAGCCCGCCCATGGCGAAAGTGGCTCCCGGCGCTAAACAGCTCTTTCGTGTGGTAAATAAAATCCCGGCACCTCAAGGGACGCTACAGACCTATCGCATTATTGTGGATGAGATCCCTAAAAAAAGTACGCCTAAACCACTTGATTTTGACACAGATGTTCAGCAAGGGGTGAAGTTTCAGTTTCGTTACTCCATTCCGCTTTTTATCTATGGTCAAGGATTGCAAGAAAAAGCGCGTTTAGCCCTCTCTAATGAGGCTATTTTAGAAAATCTCTCATGGAAGATTAGAGAAGAGAGCGGAACCCGTTGGCTCGAGATCAGCAATAAAGGCGCTTATTATCTCCATTTAACAGACATTTCGTTTGATCAACCGGCAAAGTCTACGGGAAGTGGTGAGTTATCCGGTTATATTTTGCCAAAAAGTACCGTGAAATGGCCTCTTCCTCAAAAAATAGTGATTGGCGATCGATTACATGCGATTTTAAATGGAAAGGATGCCATCGTTCTCTCCAAATAG
- a CDS encoding fimbria/pilus outer membrane usher protein, whose translation MGKDQLSERFQGMVESRVEPLSRVLLRSLFKAFTRLFLWSILSIQMLFAADHPAEDMELFLELIVNDVSTGHVALIDYKKPYYYIDTGDLKETPILFEYLEDQTKGTIVTLNASDDVSVRYNEEWQQLYITVPTQWLPRQSIGYGSRETVESYTSFGAIVNYDLYASKPRHNSGSLNSWGEFRLFGDYGTISHSGVYNHYFGSESYQKNRYTRYDTYWQYSDEDKLYTLTVGDLITRPLVWSNAARLGGIQFSHNFKLRPDLITYPLPEFSGEVGLPSTVDLIINGSNYQSSNINPGPFDITDVTHLSGAGEAVVVTTDALGRTVSINVPFYVTSRLLRENLMDYTLSVGTLRQHYGQKNFSYSRYAIDGSMRYGVNDHLTVEFHSELATSLTLVGAGFVTNIGRIGDLNAALTLTNYKNRTGTQLYLGYNYLHPKFNFLASYIRRSSDYRDISSIDSEYGVVPESLQFTFSIPTERYGSYSIGFFSNQYQYEEGKRRSNTFSLGWNKSLGEYGNVSAYINHHNNSDNRWSAALQWTIPLDNDYGQVSVAANRNDSKNDSTSVYYSRSIPSDGGFGWNLNYKNNRSNADYYNAALKWRNPNIEMQGGMYGSSGDYTYWSDLSGSLVAMDGELFMANRVYDSFVLLSADGVGDVPVLYENNVIGRTNQKGYYLVPQVPSYYDAKYEIDGLEIPVNLNVPELEKRISVKANSGYVLKFPVEKINPVTLTLVDEASDYIPVGSYIETDHGEESYVGWDGAVYFEHLQAINQLTVYLPDGERCSLEVELKADDESDKSTEVSILDLGEFRCHKGGSQ comes from the coding sequence ATGGGTAAAGATCAATTAAGTGAGCGATTTCAAGGAATGGTTGAAAGTAGAGTAGAACCTCTATCGAGAGTTTTATTGAGGTCTCTTTTTAAGGCATTCACACGACTATTTTTATGGAGTATCCTCTCCATTCAAATGCTCTTTGCGGCGGATCATCCTGCCGAAGATATGGAGCTTTTTTTAGAGCTCATTGTCAATGATGTGTCAACCGGGCACGTGGCGCTGATTGATTATAAAAAGCCCTACTATTATATCGATACTGGTGATCTAAAAGAGACGCCGATCTTATTTGAGTATTTAGAGGATCAAACGAAGGGCACTATTGTGACGTTAAATGCTTCTGATGATGTGAGTGTGCGCTATAACGAAGAGTGGCAACAACTCTACATCACCGTGCCGACTCAGTGGCTTCCAAGACAATCGATCGGTTATGGATCGCGCGAGACGGTGGAATCGTATACGAGTTTTGGCGCCATTGTTAATTACGATCTTTACGCCTCTAAACCCCGCCATAATAGTGGGAGCCTCAATAGTTGGGGGGAGTTTAGACTTTTTGGAGATTACGGAACGATTAGCCATTCGGGGGTTTATAATCATTATTTCGGCAGTGAAAGCTACCAGAAAAATCGCTATACCCGTTACGATACTTATTGGCAATATTCCGATGAGGATAAGCTCTATACGCTCACGGTGGGAGATCTGATTACTCGGCCTTTAGTCTGGAGTAATGCGGCGCGTCTTGGTGGGATTCAGTTTTCACATAACTTTAAATTGCGCCCAGATCTGATTACCTATCCGTTGCCTGAATTTAGTGGTGAGGTTGGGCTCCCATCGACGGTTGATCTTATTATTAATGGCTCAAACTATCAAAGCAGTAACATTAATCCAGGGCCGTTTGATATTACCGATGTCACTCATTTAAGCGGTGCTGGTGAAGCGGTGGTAGTTACAACGGATGCGCTTGGGCGTACGGTGAGTATTAATGTTCCTTTTTATGTCACGTCTCGATTATTACGTGAAAATTTAATGGATTATACGCTCAGTGTGGGAACGTTGCGCCAACACTATGGTCAGAAAAACTTCTCCTATAGCCGTTATGCGATCGATGGAAGCATGCGCTACGGGGTAAACGACCATTTAACGGTGGAATTTCATAGTGAATTGGCCACCTCCTTAACGCTCGTTGGAGCGGGATTTGTTACCAATATTGGACGCATTGGGGATCTGAATGCCGCGCTCACATTAACGAATTATAAAAACAGAACCGGCACGCAACTCTACCTTGGGTATAACTATCTGCATCCGAAATTTAATTTTTTAGCGAGCTATATTCGTCGCAGCAGTGATTATCGAGATATTTCGAGCATCGATAGTGAATATGGCGTGGTGCCTGAAAGTTTACAGTTTACTTTTAGCATTCCGACTGAGCGATATGGCAGTTACAGCATCGGATTTTTCTCCAATCAATATCAGTATGAAGAGGGCAAACGGCGTAGTAATACCTTTAGCCTTGGGTGGAATAAATCATTAGGTGAATATGGGAATGTGTCTGCCTATATCAATCATCACAATAATTCCGATAATCGCTGGTCGGCGGCACTGCAGTGGACGATTCCCCTTGACAATGATTATGGGCAGGTATCGGTGGCGGCGAATCGAAATGACAGTAAAAATGATTCAACCTCGGTGTACTATAGCCGAAGTATCCCAAGTGATGGCGGGTTTGGTTGGAATCTTAATTATAAAAATAATCGCTCAAATGCTGATTACTATAATGCCGCGCTTAAATGGCGTAATCCGAACATTGAAATGCAGGGCGGTATGTATGGCTCGAGTGGCGATTATACCTACTGGTCGGATCTTTCAGGTTCGCTCGTTGCGATGGATGGAGAGCTCTTTATGGCCAATAGAGTCTACGATTCCTTTGTGCTTCTTTCAGCGGATGGAGTCGGCGATGTGCCGGTGTTATATGAAAATAATGTGATCGGCCGTACCAATCAAAAAGGCTACTATCTCGTGCCACAAGTCCCTTCGTATTATGATGCCAAATATGAGATTGATGGGCTTGAAATTCCGGTCAATCTTAATGTGCCAGAGCTTGAAAAACGGATATCGGTCAAGGCCAATAGTGGGTATGTTTTAAAATTCCCGGTGGAAAAAATTAATCCCGTTACGTTAACGCTTGTCGATGAGGCATCGGATTATATTCCTGTTGGTTCATACATTGAAACGGATCATGGCGAGGAGTCCTATGTCGGTTGGGATGGCGCTGTCTATTTTGAGCATCTACAAGCGATCAATCAGTTAACGGTATATCTACCCGATGGAGAGCGTTGCTCCCTTGAGGTTGAGCTTAAAGCAGATGATGAGAGTGACAAATCCACTGAGGTCAGTATCCTCGATTTAGGGGAGTTCCGTTGCCATAAAGGAGGATCACAATGA
- a CDS encoding spore coat U domain-containing protein: protein MSMSKYILKWAFAVILFMILGISMGNIAWAKKGCQITNAMPTINLGSETSFNIINKAKTSHTENAGVFCEIPKLTASFATQELYATASYESGGVSYLSKKGGDVADKIDYKLYFDKSMSSKYEVHHGVRLDLKQFSWVIGGKEDLQYPAYVSIFPQNVNLSAGLYSDTVTVLWEWDICLMGTDLWCLSSDKNKGTSTIAINLIVTEDCKISASDINFGSAPVTAAFSDVDGTINIICTKGTFYSAGLSKGDNFSGSRRMKSGSNFIDYEIYKGNQAHEVWGNQGSERRDSASADENPGAGWGGTKAQRFNYRAKILPNQPNKPAGTYIDHIMIDVEF from the coding sequence ATGAGTATGAGTAAATATATATTGAAATGGGCTTTTGCAGTGATACTCTTTATGATATTGGGTATTAGCATGGGAAATATCGCATGGGCAAAAAAGGGATGTCAAATTACTAATGCGATGCCAACCATTAATTTAGGTAGTGAAACATCATTTAATATAATCAATAAAGCTAAAACATCTCATACAGAAAATGCAGGTGTATTTTGCGAGATACCTAAATTAACCGCATCTTTTGCAACACAAGAGTTGTATGCTACAGCTTCTTATGAATCAGGGGGTGTCAGTTATTTAAGTAAGAAAGGCGGAGATGTTGCAGATAAAATAGATTATAAACTCTATTTTGATAAAAGTATGAGCTCAAAGTATGAAGTTCATCATGGGGTTAGATTAGACTTGAAGCAGTTTTCATGGGTTATTGGAGGTAAGGAAGACCTTCAATATCCTGCCTATGTGAGTATTTTCCCTCAAAATGTAAATTTATCAGCAGGCCTCTATAGTGATACAGTTACAGTTTTGTGGGAGTGGGATATTTGTCTTATGGGAACAGATCTATGGTGTTTGAGTTCGGACAAGAATAAAGGTACATCCACCATCGCAATTAATCTCATCGTTACCGAAGATTGTAAAATTTCCGCCAGTGATATTAATTTTGGTTCTGCCCCGGTGACGGCGGCATTTTCAGATGTGGATGGAACGATCAATATTATCTGCACTAAAGGGACGTTTTATAGCGCAGGGCTCAGTAAAGGAGATAATTTCTCTGGCTCAAGGCGCATGAAGAGCGGGAGTAATTTTATTGACTATGAGATCTATAAAGGCAATCAAGCTCATGAAGTGTGGGGCAATCAAGGCAGTGAGCGCCGAGATTCAGCAAGTGCCGATGAAAATCCCGGTGCCGGATGGGGCGGGACGAAAGCTCAGCGCTTTAATTATCGCGCTAAAATCTTACCCAATCAGCCCAATAAACCTGCCGGAACCTATATCGACCATATTATGATTGATGTCGAATTTTAA
- a CDS encoding AsmA family protein translates to MRIVKYGIYSLLTLVVLLIIGIGSIVLFIDPNHFKGQIETLAKEKAGIALSISGDLSWTFYPWLGVTFEETAIAPVSAPEETLAKVNNVAISLKVMPLIQGDLEMSRIKIDGLTLNVIRDQAGKSNWDFLGKHESEERGGKKAVTADESSTKAKRTEAKAARSLNISGIDITGSTIIYHDQAQGLQLNADNISLSADEIRQNGPHISLGELKIKEGDITFFDYTSGKAVAFEAIKLSLERLIAEILSDENDESGIKFSLDRVALGNSKITYSERDSGLNLWLQPNAFETGNLYINTLPQKNELPWQVEGIHLKDATLFYRADGADSYLKAEGLTLTSSKLDSGNKSDLALSGHLTKEHVIDLSFDGKTALVYDLENSLYQLNHLALTAVIDSIVGEKRGITLNAGGELTLDLMKERIYWKAPNLKLNQLKLPHDIALQGFNPETLTFATTLDLKNLNLRTFLTDLGIALPKMQSSKALTNLSLSGDLKAGMNRIELTNLAMNLDGTALRGSVFANDLSKKSYTVRLSGDRLNLNDYLPPKVSASKGALASNQGKGTQNASPFEALRGMTINADFALNQLIYNAYTINHLDLGLSINDRLISLHRGRGEMFSGTVGITGKIDGRSALPSIEITPDIQNLALGEAFNAFELNIPLTGRLQLSGSLRTKGLDKAPILANLSGNLRANVLNGVLEGVNYEKEICQGLAMLNKERLTTSFNRASTPFNALRASLTIKNGVLNNQDLAVEIPGIDAKGAGSVNLNNQTLDYRIGLTLKGDQRENRDPACRVNKYIANTPIPLRCQGSFVNAEKNLCGLDNDAIGKMIAEMAGKAVEKKIEETVKETIKPEIDRVLKEELGDQLEDVKNLFDGLFK, encoded by the coding sequence ATGCGGATTGTTAAATATGGTATCTATTCTCTATTAACGCTCGTTGTACTGCTTATTATCGGGATTGGGAGCATTGTGCTCTTTATCGATCCCAATCATTTTAAAGGGCAGATTGAGACGTTAGCGAAAGAGAAGGCGGGGATAGCACTCTCCATTTCAGGCGATCTTTCATGGACGTTTTATCCGTGGCTTGGAGTGACCTTTGAAGAGACTGCCATTGCGCCGGTAAGTGCGCCCGAAGAGACACTCGCGAAGGTCAATAATGTGGCGATTTCGCTTAAAGTGATGCCTTTAATTCAGGGCGATCTTGAGATGAGTCGTATCAAAATCGATGGGCTGACGCTCAATGTGATTCGCGATCAAGCGGGTAAAAGCAATTGGGACTTTTTAGGTAAGCATGAGTCTGAGGAAAGAGGGGGAAAAAAGGCTGTAACGGCTGATGAATCGAGTACGAAGGCGAAGCGGACGGAGGCTAAAGCGGCACGTTCGCTCAATATTAGTGGGATCGATATCACCGGTAGCACCATTATTTATCACGACCAGGCGCAAGGATTGCAATTAAATGCGGATAACATCAGTTTAAGTGCCGATGAGATTCGTCAAAATGGCCCGCATATTAGTCTAGGTGAGCTTAAAATCAAAGAGGGCGATATTACCTTTTTTGATTATACGAGCGGAAAAGCAGTGGCGTTTGAGGCGATTAAACTCAGTTTAGAGCGGCTTATTGCAGAAATTTTATCGGACGAAAATGATGAATCGGGCATTAAGTTTTCTCTTGATCGTGTGGCATTAGGTAATTCAAAAATCACCTACAGTGAGCGAGATTCAGGCCTTAATCTTTGGTTGCAACCAAACGCCTTTGAGACGGGAAATCTCTATATCAATACGCTTCCACAAAAAAATGAGCTCCCGTGGCAAGTGGAAGGTATTCACCTAAAAGACGCGACGCTTTTTTATCGCGCTGATGGGGCAGACAGTTACCTTAAAGCGGAAGGATTGACGCTAACAAGCTCAAAGCTCGATTCTGGTAATAAGAGTGATTTGGCATTAAGCGGGCATCTCACAAAAGAGCATGTGATCGATCTGAGTTTTGATGGGAAAACGGCACTTGTTTATGATTTAGAAAATAGCCTCTATCAATTAAATCATCTCGCCTTAACCGCCGTAATTGATTCAATCGTGGGTGAGAAACGGGGCATTACGTTGAATGCCGGCGGGGAATTAACGCTCGATTTAATGAAAGAACGAATCTATTGGAAAGCGCCTAATCTTAAGCTCAATCAGCTAAAACTCCCTCATGATATTGCGTTGCAGGGATTTAATCCGGAAACATTAACATTTGCCACAACGCTCGATCTGAAAAATCTTAACCTCCGCACATTTTTAACGGATTTAGGGATAGCGCTTCCAAAAATGCAAAGCTCAAAAGCATTGACGAATCTATCGTTATCGGGTGATCTTAAAGCAGGGATGAACCGCATTGAGCTCACCAATCTTGCGATGAATCTTGACGGAACAGCTCTGCGTGGATCGGTATTCGCCAATGATTTGAGTAAAAAATCTTATACCGTGCGATTAAGTGGCGATCGACTCAATTTAAATGATTATTTACCGCCGAAAGTAAGTGCCTCGAAAGGCGCATTAGCGAGTAATCAAGGTAAGGGCACGCAAAATGCATCGCCGTTTGAGGCGCTTAGAGGCATGACGATAAACGCGGATTTTGCGCTCAATCAGCTTATTTATAATGCCTATACGATTAATCATTTGGATCTAGGTCTTTCGATTAATGATCGGCTCATTAGTCTCCATCGAGGCCGTGGCGAGATGTTTAGCGGAACCGTCGGTATTACCGGGAAAATAGATGGTCGCAGTGCATTGCCGAGCATTGAGATCACGCCTGATATTCAAAACCTCGCATTGGGCGAGGCATTTAACGCCTTTGAGCTCAATATTCCGCTTACAGGACGTTTGCAACTATCGGGAAGTTTACGCACTAAAGGACTGGATAAAGCGCCGATCCTTGCCAATTTATCGGGAAATCTTCGGGCGAATGTTTTAAATGGGGTACTCGAAGGAGTAAATTATGAGAAGGAGATCTGTCAGGGGCTTGCGATGCTCAATAAAGAGCGTCTGACCACATCGTTTAATCGTGCTTCAACGCCTTTTAATGCCCTTCGCGCGTCGCTCACGATTAAAAATGGCGTGCTCAATAATCAGGATCTCGCTGTGGAGATTCCCGGCATTGATGCCAAAGGGGCGGGAAGCGTTAATTTAAATAATCAGACGCTCGATTACCGCATCGGACTCACCTTAAAAGGGGATCAGCGTGAGAATCGCGATCCTGCGTGTCGCGTCAATAAATATATCGCCAATACGCCGATTCCACTCCGTTGCCAAGGCTCATTTGTGAATGCCGAGAAAAATCTCTGTGGTCTTGATAATGACGCTATCGGTAAGATGATTGCAGAGATGGCCGGTAAAGCGGTGGAGAAAAAGATCGAAGAGACCGTGAAAGAGACCATTAAGCCAGAGATTGATCGAGTGTTAAAAGAGGAGCTTGGTGATCAGCTCGAAGATGTTAAAAATCTATTTGATGGGCTCTTTAAATAG
- a CDS encoding NAD(P)H-hydrate epimerase encodes MTFYSLTQLRQIEHDADHAGIDLMQRAARSATDWVSVHISKSRPILVAVGTGNNGGDALWVALNLDSRGFNVILFIPEPVISPQAQEALRLCRLNALPEIETLTNLEELTECDPKNICLIDGLFGIGLNRALSPKWCDIIESLNELKAKNVLALDTPSGLNPYTHETFGAVIYATATLTFLSDKPALYFNRGKQYAGEILVDALDLPRHLRPNT; translated from the coding sequence ATGACGTTTTATTCTTTAACGCAGTTAAGACAGATTGAACATGATGCTGACCATGCAGGCATCGATCTAATGCAGCGAGCGGCGCGTTCTGCCACCGACTGGGTGAGTGTCCATATTTCTAAAAGTCGCCCAATTTTAGTGGCCGTTGGAACAGGAAATAATGGTGGCGATGCACTTTGGGTGGCGCTTAATCTCGATTCTCGTGGATTTAACGTGATTCTTTTTATCCCCGAACCGGTTATAAGCCCACAAGCACAGGAGGCGCTAAGGCTCTGCCGTCTGAATGCTCTTCCGGAAATCGAGACGCTTACAAATCTTGAGGAATTAACCGAATGCGATCCGAAAAATATCTGCCTCATTGATGGACTTTTCGGCATTGGACTCAATCGTGCGCTCTCGCCAAAATGGTGCGATATCATCGAGTCTCTCAATGAGTTGAAAGCGAAAAATGTGCTTGCCCTTGATACACCATCGGGACTTAATCCTTACACCCATGAAACCTTCGGCGCGGTGATTTATGCGACGGCAACGCTCACCTTTTTATCGGATAAACCGGCGCTCTATTTTAATCGAGGTAAGCAATATGCAGGGGAGATTTTGGTCGATGCGCTCGATCTGCCTCGCCATTTAAGACCAAATACATAA
- the ric gene encoding iron-sulfur cluster repair di-iron protein: protein MLLDKTVSVGAVVAEQFRAAEVFNFYGIDFCCAGERTLEEAASEHQIELDVLLNALSNVLENEAGQGGVGLLDFKAWSLELLVDYVIKYHHRRIREVGPKTLVLLEKVCEVHGEDHPELHDVHRLYESSLNELTLHLQKEERILFPFIYQIAQAYEAQTPMPHAPFGTVENPINMMMHEHDQEGERMRQISEITGKYSVPENACNSYRQVMWELHAFETHLHEHIHIENNIIFPRAIHLEKGGRL, encoded by the coding sequence ATGTTGCTAGATAAAACGGTATCAGTGGGGGCGGTTGTCGCGGAGCAATTTAGAGCGGCTGAGGTCTTTAATTTTTATGGCATTGATTTTTGTTGTGCGGGCGAACGTACGTTAGAGGAGGCAGCAAGTGAGCATCAAATCGAGCTGGATGTTTTACTCAATGCGTTAAGCAATGTGCTTGAAAATGAGGCGGGGCAAGGTGGTGTTGGCCTGCTTGATTTTAAAGCGTGGTCATTGGAGCTATTGGTGGATTACGTCATAAAATATCATCATCGCCGTATTCGAGAAGTGGGACCAAAAACGTTGGTGCTTTTAGAGAAAGTGTGTGAGGTTCATGGCGAAGATCATCCGGAATTGCACGATGTCCACAGGCTGTATGAGAGCTCGTTAAATGAGTTAACGCTGCATTTGCAAAAAGAGGAGCGAATTCTTTTTCCATTTATCTACCAAATTGCACAGGCCTATGAAGCACAAACTCCGATGCCACACGCGCCGTTTGGTACGGTTGAAAATCCCATTAATATGATGATGCACGAACACGACCAAGAGGGCGAGCGGATGCGCCAAATCTCAGAGATTACGGGTAAATACAGCGTTCCAGAAAACGCTTGCAACAGTTACCGGCAAGTAATGTGGGAATTGCACGCATTTGAAACCCATCTTCATGAGCATATTCATATTGAGAATAATATTATTTTTCCACGAGCCATTCATCTTGAAAAGGGTGGGCGCTTGTAA
- a CDS encoding Rrf2 family transcriptional regulator, with product MQLTQQTDYAIRTLIYTAFHADRLVNITEIAEFYAISRSHLTKIVAFLSELGYLKSIRGKGGGLKLGKAPELIPLGELIRALESFTLVECFGEKNQCVIRPQCEFKAILAEATRAFLAVLDHYTLADILLPSLPLNTIDLSQLTHLS from the coding sequence ATGCAACTCACCCAACAAACTGATTATGCAATCCGTACATTAATTTATACGGCATTTCACGCGGATCGTCTTGTCAATATTACTGAAATTGCCGAGTTTTATGCCATTTCGCGGAGCCATTTAACCAAGATTGTGGCGTTTTTAAGTGAGCTTGGCTATCTAAAAAGCATTCGCGGGAAAGGGGGCGGCCTTAAACTAGGGAAAGCCCCTGAATTGATCCCCTTAGGTGAGCTCATTCGAGCACTGGAATCCTTCACCTTAGTGGAGTGTTTTGGTGAAAAAAACCAATGCGTCATCCGCCCACAATGTGAATTTAAAGCCATTTTAGCGGAGGCCACCCGTGCTTTTTTAGCGGTGCTCGATCACTACACACTCGCTGATATTTTGCTTCCCTCACTGCCTTTAAATACCATTGATCTTAGCCAATTGACCCATTTATCCTAA
- a CDS encoding FAD-dependent oxidoreductase, with protein MKIVVIGGNAAGMSVALKAKRECKTAEVIVITKENQISFAPGALSFYLKGAIEDEALYARTPDSVRAAGIELYLQSPVIEVDTVLKSVTFLPHNQAQKGEKKTLMYDRLMIATGARPQDHPLKLKHYHNVYTFKSFFEVDRLKKARAEYKTMAVIGGSIVAVEVAQTLSSMGIKTYLIHRGAYPLDRYFGASEKERILESLDAQGIECIMGATIEAIKAGQLKPSTLTSLLIHQEQDTRWIDIDGAVLALGVAPNSELFGSLGGDGLETTANGAIEIDLYGETSLQDHYAAGDVATIPHFLLGSRYLPVAASANKMGRIIGQNIVSNRSDRVPYLGSLGSAMVRLGEWELGATGITEREARLANIPYQMATITAPSAAEFIEHQHPVTITLLYHAKTRVLLGGTIIAKGNASLRLTALTALIYGKQTVDAIGFMDFAYEPSLSAMWDPLNIAGNRA; from the coding sequence ATGAAAATAGTGGTGATTGGTGGAAATGCGGCGGGCATGAGCGTCGCGCTAAAGGCAAAGCGGGAGTGTAAAACGGCAGAGGTGATCGTGATCACGAAAGAGAATCAGATCTCCTTTGCCCCGGGCGCACTCTCTTTTTATTTAAAAGGGGCGATTGAAGATGAAGCGCTCTATGCAAGAACGCCGGATTCGGTGAGAGCCGCGGGGATTGAACTCTATTTGCAAAGCCCCGTGATTGAAGTGGATACCGTCTTAAAAAGTGTTACGTTTCTTCCTCATAATCAGGCCCAAAAGGGCGAGAAGAAAACACTTATGTATGACCGATTAATGATCGCAACTGGTGCTCGTCCACAGGATCATCCGCTTAAACTTAAGCACTATCACAATGTCTATACATTTAAATCCTTTTTTGAGGTGGATCGTCTTAAAAAAGCGCGAGCAGAGTATAAGACGATGGCAGTGATTGGCGGGAGCATTGTGGCCGTGGAGGTGGCTCAAACCCTTAGCTCAATGGGAATCAAAACCTATTTAATTCATCGAGGCGCCTATCCGCTTGATCGTTATTTTGGAGCCTCTGAAAAAGAGCGGATTTTAGAGAGCTTGGACGCTCAAGGGATTGAGTGCATCATGGGAGCTACAATTGAGGCTATTAAGGCAGGTCAGTTGAAGCCGTCGACCTTAACATCATTATTGATTCATCAAGAGCAGGATACGAGATGGATCGATATTGATGGGGCGGTATTGGCTCTTGGCGTTGCGCCTAATAGTGAATTGTTTGGTTCACTGGGTGGGGATGGGCTAGAGACGACCGCCAATGGAGCCATTGAGATTGATCTTTATGGTGAAACCTCGTTGCAGGATCATTATGCCGCCGGTGATGTGGCGACCATTCCCCACTTTCTTTTGGGATCGCGCTATCTACCGGTTGCCGCATCGGCCAATAAGATGGGGCGTATCATTGGGCAAAACATTGTCTCAAATCGTTCCGATCGCGTGCCCTATTTAGGCTCGCTCGGCAGTGCAATGGTTCGGCTAGGGGAGTGGGAATTAGGCGCTACAGGCATTACTGAGCGAGAGGCTCGTTTGGCCAATATCCCCTATCAAATGGCAACCATTACTGCGCCGTCTGCCGCTGAATTTATCGAGCATCAACATCCCGTTACAATTACGCTTCTTTATCATGCTAAGACCCGAGTTTTATTAGGGGGAACGATTATTGCTAAAGGAAATGCCTCACTGCGTTTAACCGCTCTCACCGCCCTTATTTATGGAAAACAGACCGTTGATGCCATTGGATTTATGGATTTTGCCTATGAGCCATCGTTATCGGCCATGTGGGACCCGCTCAATATTGCTGGGAATCGAGCGTAA